A section of the Ictalurus punctatus breed USDA103 chromosome 8, Coco_2.0, whole genome shotgun sequence genome encodes:
- the smim19 gene encoding small integral membrane protein 19 produces the protein MGGFGAMANEESLDYSVHEAWNEATNVYLLVILVSFALLMYARKNKRKIMRIFTMPPAVGSAPEPNFYDSLQKVRLRQQLEMYSLSRKFDQQGQVQECVQLSME, from the exons ATGGGAGGATTTGGAGCGATGGCTAATGAAGAATCTCTGGATTATTCCGTGCATGAAGCGTGGAACGAAGCGACTAATGTTTACTTGCTGGTTATTTTGGTCAGTTTTGCACTGCTGATGTACGCCAGGAA GAATAAGAGGAAGATCATGCGCATCTTTACCATGCCTCCCGCGGTGGGATCTGCTCCGGAGCCGAATTTCTACGACAGCCTGCAGAAAGTGCGGCTCAGGCAGCAGCTGGAGATGTATTCTCTCT CACGAAAGTTTGATCAGCAGGGCCAGGTGCAGGAATGTGTGCAGCTGTCGATGGAGTGA